From the Halorhabdus utahensis DSM 12940 genome, one window contains:
- the dnaK gene encoding molecular chaperone DnaK — MASNKILGIDLGTTNSAFAVMEGGDPEIIVNSEGDRTTPSVVAFDDGEQLVGKPAKNQAVKNPDETIQSIKRHMGEEDYTVSLDGEEYTPEQVSAMILQKIKRDAEEYLGDEIEKAVITVPAYFNDRQRQATKDAGEIAGFEVDRIVNEPTAASMAYGLDDESDQTVLVYDLGGGTFDVSILDLGGGVYEVVATNGDNDLGGDDWDRAIIDWLAEDFAEEHGIDLREDRQALQRLKDAAEEAKVELSSRKETEINLPFITSTDDGPVHLETDITRAKFESLTSDLIERTVEPTEQALEDADYSKSDIDEVLLVGGSTRMPQVQEKVEELTGQEPKKNVNPDEAVALGAAIQGGVLSGDVDDIVLLDVTPLSLGVEVKGGLFERLIEKNTTIPTEESKIFTTAAANQTSVQIRVFQGEREIAEENELLGAFMLQGIPPAPAGTPQIEVTFSIDENGIVNVSAEDQGSGNSEEITIEGGVGLSDEEIEEMQEEAEEHAEEDQQRRERIEARNEAESAIQRAETLLEENEDAVDDDLREDIESEIEAVQETLDDDDATKEDYEQAVEALTESLQEIGKQMYDQAGAEGAAGAGAAGAGAGGMGGMGGAGPAGAGGPAGGPGGAGDEAGEEYVDADFEEVQDEDDEDE, encoded by the coding sequence ATGGCGAGCAACAAGATTCTCGGAATCGACCTGGGAACGACCAACTCAGCGTTCGCAGTGATGGAGGGTGGCGACCCGGAGATCATCGTCAACAGCGAAGGCGATCGGACGACGCCCTCGGTCGTGGCGTTCGACGACGGCGAGCAACTCGTCGGCAAGCCGGCGAAGAACCAGGCCGTCAAGAACCCTGATGAGACGATTCAGTCGATCAAGCGTCACATGGGCGAGGAAGACTACACCGTTTCCCTGGACGGTGAGGAGTACACGCCCGAGCAGGTCTCGGCGATGATCCTCCAGAAGATCAAACGCGACGCCGAGGAGTACCTCGGTGACGAGATCGAGAAGGCCGTCATCACCGTCCCGGCGTACTTCAACGACCGCCAGCGCCAGGCCACGAAGGACGCCGGCGAGATCGCCGGCTTCGAAGTCGACCGCATCGTCAACGAGCCGACAGCGGCCTCGATGGCCTACGGGCTCGACGACGAGTCCGACCAGACGGTGCTCGTCTACGACCTGGGTGGCGGGACGTTCGACGTCTCGATTCTCGACCTCGGTGGCGGCGTCTACGAAGTCGTCGCGACCAACGGTGACAACGACCTCGGTGGCGACGACTGGGACCGGGCGATCATCGACTGGCTGGCCGAGGACTTCGCCGAGGAGCACGGCATCGACCTCCGGGAGGACCGCCAGGCCCTCCAGCGGTTGAAGGACGCCGCCGAGGAAGCCAAGGTCGAACTCTCCTCCCGGAAAGAGACCGAGATTAACCTGCCATTTATCACCTCTACTGACGACGGTCCGGTCCACCTGGAGACGGACATCACCCGCGCGAAGTTCGAGAGCCTGACGAGTGACCTGATCGAACGCACCGTCGAGCCGACCGAGCAGGCTCTTGAGGACGCCGACTACTCGAAGTCGGATATCGACGAGGTGCTGCTTGTGGGCGGATCGACCCGCATGCCCCAGGTTCAGGAGAAGGTCGAGGAACTCACCGGCCAGGAACCGAAGAAGAACGTCAACCCCGATGAGGCCGTCGCGCTGGGCGCGGCGATCCAGGGCGGGGTCCTCTCGGGCGACGTCGACGACATCGTCCTGCTCGACGTGACGCCCCTCAGCCTCGGTGTCGAGGTCAAGGGCGGCCTCTTCGAGCGTCTGATCGAGAAGAACACGACGATCCCGACCGAGGAGTCGAAGATCTTCACCACCGCCGCGGCCAACCAGACCTCGGTCCAGATCCGCGTCTTCCAGGGCGAACGCGAGATCGCCGAGGAGAACGAACTGCTTGGAGCCTTCATGCTGCAGGGCATCCCGCCGGCTCCGGCCGGGACGCCCCAGATCGAGGTCACCTTCTCGATCGACGAGAACGGCATCGTCAACGTCTCAGCCGAGGACCAGGGCTCGGGCAACTCCGAGGAGATCACCATCGAGGGTGGCGTCGGCCTGAGCGACGAGGAGATCGAGGAGATGCAGGAGGAAGCCGAGGAACACGCCGAAGAGGACCAGCAGCGCCGCGAGCGCATCGAGGCCCGCAACGAGGCCGAGAGCGCCATCCAGCGCGCCGAGACGCTGCTGGAGGAGAACGAGGATGCTGTCGACGATGACCTCCGTGAGGACATCGAATCCGAGATCGAAGCGGTCCAGGAAACCCTCGACGACGACGATGCGACCAAGGAGGATTACGAGCAAGCGGTCGAGGCGCTCACCGAATCCCTCCAGGAGATCGGCAAACAGATGTACGACCAGGCTGGCGCGGAAGGTGCTGCAGGCGCTGGTGCGGCCGGTGCAGGTGCCGGTGGCATGGGCGGCATGGGCGGCGCTGGTCCCGCAGGCGCGGGTGGCCCCGCCGGTGGGCCGGGCGGCGCTGGCGACGAAGCTGGCGAGGAGTATGTCGACGCCGACTTCGAAGAGGTCCAAGACGAAGACGACGAAGACGAGTAA
- a CDS encoding aldo/keto reductase produces MTDLPEIGLGTWQNEDPDQCADSVATALEMGYRHIDTAEIYGNEDAVGDGLAKADVPRDEIFLATKVHGESTSLSHEGVIETVHNSLDRLGVESVDLLYVHWPTGDYDPEETLSAFEELREAGVTERIGVSNFEPSTVERALAVLDAPLFANQVEMHPLLQQEALLAHADEHDYHLVAYSPLSRGDVFDVPELTEIAEKHGVSEAQVSLAWVREKGAYPIPKATSEAHIRDNFESLELELDDEDIATIDDIDRETRHIDYQAAPWHQ; encoded by the coding sequence ATGACGGATCTCCCGGAAATCGGACTCGGAACCTGGCAGAACGAGGACCCCGACCAGTGTGCCGACAGCGTTGCGACGGCCCTCGAAATGGGGTATCGACATATCGACACGGCGGAGATCTACGGTAACGAGGACGCAGTCGGCGACGGGTTGGCGAAGGCAGACGTTCCTCGGGACGAAATCTTCCTGGCGACGAAAGTCCACGGCGAGTCCACCAGTCTCTCCCATGAAGGCGTGATCGAGACAGTCCACAACAGCCTCGATCGGCTCGGCGTCGAGTCCGTCGATTTACTGTACGTCCACTGGCCGACCGGCGATTATGACCCCGAGGAGACCCTCTCGGCGTTCGAGGAACTCCGCGAGGCGGGCGTCACCGAGCGGATCGGCGTCTCGAACTTCGAGCCATCCACGGTCGAGCGTGCGCTTGCCGTCCTCGATGCGCCGCTGTTCGCCAATCAGGTCGAGATGCATCCGCTACTCCAGCAGGAAGCACTCCTGGCACACGCCGACGAACACGACTATCATCTCGTCGCATACTCGCCACTCTCCCGGGGTGATGTCTTCGATGTTCCGGAGCTTACCGAGATCGCCGAGAAACACGGCGTCAGCGAGGCCCAGGTCAGCCTGGCCTGGGTGCGGGAGAAGGGAGCCTATCCGATCCCGAAAGCGACCAGCGAGGCCCACATCCGGGACAACTTCGAGAGCCTCGAACTGGAACTCGACGACGAAGACATCGCAACGATCGACGATATCGACCGCGAAACGCGCCACATCGACTACCAGGCCGCTCCCTGGCACCAGTAG
- a CDS encoding PhoU domain-containing protein: MDTRKVQQLGPSTLAMTLPAEWTTETDVEKGDEISIRIGDKGTLTVLPESVQSGDTEATIYVADLDADAVERAIVAQYVLGRQVIHVEADEGATLDSAHINAVYNAETQLMGLGVIEETPERITVRCSVDPGDFSLHNLLERLESTGSTMRNEAIRALAHGNPDLAQRALNRERQANKIFVLLLRLIFTAHQNPNVARGIGLDDAFPLIGYRSVAKNLELAADNAEDIADIALEADGHSLDVDAGTMDRIRDMVEQVDKISEQAVKAAVDRDYPAAIEVRSKFREIDEMGADLLDGLEEMPNEKLLAVREVLVGLQDTAQYSVRNAEIATNLALNEESEHITLE; this comes from the coding sequence ATGGATACGAGAAAGGTCCAGCAACTCGGACCCTCGACGCTCGCGATGACGCTGCCGGCGGAGTGGACGACGGAGACAGATGTCGAAAAGGGTGACGAGATCTCCATCCGGATCGGGGACAAGGGGACGTTGACTGTACTGCCCGAGTCCGTCCAGTCAGGCGATACAGAGGCGACGATCTACGTCGCCGATCTCGACGCTGATGCCGTCGAGCGGGCGATCGTCGCCCAGTACGTCCTCGGGCGGCAGGTCATCCACGTCGAAGCCGACGAGGGGGCGACACTCGACAGCGCCCATATCAACGCTGTGTATAACGCCGAAACCCAGTTGATGGGGCTGGGCGTGATCGAAGAGACGCCCGAACGAATCACCGTCCGGTGTTCGGTCGATCCCGGCGACTTCTCGTTGCACAACCTCCTCGAACGGTTAGAGAGCACGGGCAGCACGATGCGAAACGAGGCGATCCGGGCACTCGCCCACGGCAACCCGGATCTGGCTCAACGGGCCCTGAACCGGGAACGACAGGCCAACAAGATCTTCGTGTTGCTCCTCCGGCTCATCTTCACTGCCCACCAGAACCCGAACGTCGCCCGCGGGATCGGTCTCGACGATGCCTTCCCGCTGATCGGCTATCGGTCGGTCGCGAAGAATCTCGAACTCGCCGCCGATAACGCCGAAGACATCGCCGACATCGCACTCGAAGCTGACGGGCACAGCCTCGACGTCGACGCGGGAACGATGGATCGGATTCGCGACATGGTCGAACAGGTCGACAAAATCTCCGAACAAGCGGTCAAGGCCGCCGTTGATCGAGACTATCCCGCTGCCATCGAGGTCCGATCGAAGTTTCGCGAGATCGACGAGATGGGGGCGGATCTCCTCGACGGACTCGAAGAGATGCCCAACGAAAAGCTGCTTGCCGTCCGGGAAGTCCTGGTCGGCCTTCAGGACACGGCGCAGTATTCGGTTCGCAACGCCGAGATCGCGACGAACCTCGCACTCAACGAGGAATCCGAGCACATCACCCTCGAGTGA
- a CDS encoding sensor histidine kinase, giving the protein MALVWATYVLVLVVTVPVQVSLAYWVFAHHDDVRGSRWFAFSLFLGFVWAIFQFVMFVVADPEIQWIVRTFAEKTAMGSFMAWIVFASLYSGSDFHRHWLARAGLGYLIINALTPSFVSPFSELFYEQRVVIAEPFQYVTVEPGLVYLSALLVIVVLGGAGMTALVRYLLSTPRDSGYPLVLLVLGALSIPLFTISGKLGLFPATQLNHSTYGLLPFSLFMTFALFRFRLFDIQPVARNAVVEELQDPVFVLEADRCLVDYNQAAKRLVPAVESGVGQPFDAVFPALGESLVFPEHEAETTTEISMTTNDRTRHYSVNVSQVGGQSQAHANWYSVVLRDVTELERSRSQLQAQNERLDQVASTISHDLRNPIQVALGNTERIRTCLGPSEIESGDRHTVLDAVDTTQASLERMEDILSDLLTIAREGKTIEDAESLSLAAVASDAWQTVDTRSASLTVAEDTTVQADRSKLRSILENLFRNSVEHGPDDVTVTIGSIDGGFFVADDGPGIDQSATDKIFEYGYTTSDEGTGLGLSIVRTMAESHGWSVHAEPGDTGGVRFVFASVSSTRADRIASEPHSQ; this is encoded by the coding sequence ATGGCGCTGGTCTGGGCAACGTACGTCCTCGTTCTCGTTGTCACGGTCCCAGTCCAGGTCTCGCTGGCATATTGGGTTTTCGCGCATCACGACGACGTTCGCGGTTCGCGGTGGTTTGCCTTCTCACTGTTTCTCGGATTCGTCTGGGCAATATTTCAATTTGTGATGTTCGTCGTCGCCGATCCGGAGATACAGTGGATCGTCCGGACGTTCGCCGAGAAAACCGCAATGGGTTCGTTCATGGCGTGGATCGTGTTCGCGTCACTGTATTCGGGCAGCGACTTTCATCGCCACTGGTTAGCCAGGGCCGGGTTGGGCTATCTCATCATCAACGCCCTGACCCCATCGTTCGTCAGTCCCTTCTCGGAGTTGTTCTACGAACAGCGGGTTGTCATCGCTGAGCCGTTTCAGTACGTGACCGTCGAACCAGGACTCGTGTATCTCTCGGCTCTCCTGGTTATAGTTGTCCTTGGCGGGGCGGGGATGACTGCACTGGTGCGGTATCTCCTCTCTACACCCAGAGACAGCGGGTATCCACTCGTGTTGCTCGTTCTCGGTGCGCTCTCGATACCGCTGTTCACGATCAGCGGGAAACTCGGTCTCTTCCCAGCGACACAGCTCAACCACTCGACGTACGGATTGTTACCGTTCAGTCTCTTCATGACGTTTGCACTGTTCCGATTTCGGCTGTTCGACATCCAGCCAGTCGCTCGGAACGCAGTCGTCGAGGAGCTGCAGGATCCCGTGTTTGTCCTCGAGGCCGATCGGTGCCTGGTTGATTATAATCAGGCAGCGAAACGTCTGGTTCCGGCCGTCGAGAGCGGCGTTGGCCAGCCATTCGACGCCGTCTTTCCGGCACTCGGTGAGTCATTAGTTTTTCCTGAACACGAGGCGGAAACGACGACCGAAATTTCGATGACGACAAACGACAGGACGCGTCATTATTCGGTGAACGTCTCACAGGTCGGCGGACAGAGCCAGGCACACGCGAACTGGTACTCGGTGGTGCTTCGGGACGTGACTGAACTGGAACGCTCCCGAAGTCAACTCCAGGCCCAGAACGAACGCCTCGATCAGGTTGCAAGCACGATCTCTCACGATCTTCGAAACCCGATTCAGGTGGCTCTCGGCAATACTGAACGGATCCGGACGTGTCTCGGACCCAGCGAGATCGAATCCGGGGACCGTCACACGGTGCTTGACGCGGTCGATACCACGCAAGCCTCACTTGAGCGGATGGAGGATATCCTCTCTGACCTGCTGACCATCGCCCGCGAGGGCAAAACTATCGAGGACGCCGAGTCACTCTCGCTTGCAGCCGTCGCCAGCGACGCCTGGCAAACCGTCGATACGAGATCCGCATCGTTGACGGTCGCCGAAGACACCACGGTACAGGCAGACCGGAGCAAACTTCGCTCCATCCTCGAGAACCTCTTTCGGAACAGTGTCGAACACGGGCCCGACGATGTGACGGTCACGATCGGATCGATCGACGGCGGGTTCTTCGTTGCTGATGACGGTCCAGGGATCGATCAATCAGCGACCGACAAGATCTTCGAATACGGGTATACGACAAGCGACGAGGGGACCGGTCTTGGGCTCTCTATCGTCCGAACGATGGCCGAATCCCATGGCTGGTCGGTTCACGCGGAACCAGGCGACACCGGTGGGGTCCGGTTTGTGTTTGCAAGTGTTTCCAGCACTCGGGCCGATCGAATCGCCAGCGAGCCTCATTCGCAGTGA
- the uvrA gene encoding excinuclease ABC subunit UvrA has product MSKDVIEVRGAEQHNLKDVDCTIPREELTVVTGLSGSGKSSLAFETIYAEGQRRYIESLSAYARNFLGQMDKPQVESVEGLSPAISIDQKNAANNPRSTVGTVTELHDYLRLLYARVGTPHCPECGREVGEQSAENMVSRILELPEGTKLKIAAPIVRDQKGAFEDRFDDLVGEGYSRVEVDGEEHDLTLDRPDLDENYDHTIDVIVDRVTVAPDARSRITDSVETALTAADGILKVIVPDPPEDAELGGATARSTGDLAEDESHDTAADRLVVEFSEDLACTHCGIDISETETRSFSFNSPHGACPACEGLGETKEVSEDLVITDPSKPLKHVFEPWSYNRTYYSRQLDNVAEHFGVSLETPFEELPESIQRQFLYGTDDVVHFQWQTKNGTREKTERFEGVIPNLERRHVETDSDRAREHIEEFMATTTCPNCEGTRLKAESRAVLVDGTSITDVNELSIGDALEHFEGMEDGMSERDAMIATEILKEIRARLGFMQEVGLEYLTLDREASTLSGGESQRIRLATQIGSGLVGVLYVLDEPSIGLHQRDNDRLLNTLEELRDLGNTLLVVEHDTETMRRADNIVDMGPGPGNRGGEIVVNGPVEDVLDSEESITGDYLAGERSIPVPDERRDPDGTLTIQGARQHNLADLDVDIPLGTFTAITGVSGSGKSTLMHDVLYKGLAREMNDNTSVNPGEHDAIEGIEGIETVRLIDQSPIGRTPRSNPATYTDVFDHIRELFAETKLATQRGYKKGRFSFNVKGGRCEACGGQGTVTIDMNFLSNVEVPCEECGGDRYNAETLDVTYKGKTIADVLEMTVAEAHEFFESHPGIRRRLELLRDVGLGYMKLGQPSTTLSGGEAQRVKLAEELGKKDSGETLYLLDEPTTGLHPADERKLIDVLHRLTDDGNTVVVIEHELDLVKNADRIIDLGPEGGENGGAVVATGTPETVARTEGSYTGRYLRDLLPGIDLEGPRADRELASPPAADD; this is encoded by the coding sequence ATGAGCAAGGACGTCATCGAGGTCCGCGGGGCCGAACAGCACAACCTCAAGGACGTCGACTGTACGATTCCACGCGAGGAACTGACGGTCGTCACCGGTCTCTCGGGATCGGGCAAATCATCTCTCGCTTTCGAGACGATCTATGCTGAAGGCCAGCGCCGATACATCGAATCGCTGTCGGCCTACGCGCGGAACTTCCTCGGGCAGATGGACAAGCCACAGGTCGAATCGGTCGAAGGGCTCTCGCCCGCGATCTCGATCGACCAGAAGAACGCCGCCAACAACCCCCGTTCGACGGTCGGGACGGTCACGGAACTCCATGACTACCTCCGCCTGCTGTACGCCCGCGTCGGCACACCACACTGTCCCGAGTGTGGGCGCGAGGTCGGCGAGCAAAGCGCCGAGAACATGGTTTCACGGATCCTGGAGCTTCCGGAGGGCACGAAACTCAAGATCGCCGCGCCGATCGTTCGCGATCAGAAGGGGGCCTTCGAGGATCGCTTCGACGACCTCGTCGGTGAGGGGTACAGCCGTGTCGAGGTCGACGGCGAGGAACACGATCTGACGCTGGATCGGCCCGATCTCGACGAGAACTACGATCACACGATCGACGTGATCGTCGACCGCGTGACGGTCGCCCCTGACGCTCGCTCGCGGATCACCGACTCCGTCGAGACGGCGCTGACGGCGGCCGACGGGATTCTCAAAGTGATCGTGCCCGACCCGCCCGAAGACGCGGAACTGGGCGGTGCGACCGCTCGTTCCACGGGCGATCTGGCCGAGGACGAGAGCCACGACACCGCTGCCGACCGACTCGTCGTCGAGTTCTCCGAAGACCTGGCGTGCACTCACTGTGGGATCGACATCAGCGAGACCGAGACCCGCTCGTTCTCGTTCAATTCGCCACACGGTGCTTGTCCGGCGTGTGAAGGGCTGGGTGAGACCAAGGAGGTCAGCGAGGACCTCGTTATCACCGACCCATCGAAACCGCTCAAGCACGTTTTCGAACCCTGGAGCTACAACCGGACGTACTACTCACGACAGCTCGACAACGTCGCCGAGCACTTCGGCGTCAGTCTGGAGACACCGTTCGAGGAGCTGCCGGAATCGATCCAGCGGCAGTTTCTCTATGGGACCGACGACGTCGTCCACTTCCAGTGGCAGACCAAGAACGGCACCCGCGAGAAGACCGAGCGCTTCGAGGGCGTGATCCCGAACCTCGAACGCCGCCACGTCGAGACTGATTCCGATCGTGCCCGCGAGCACATCGAGGAGTTCATGGCCACGACGACGTGCCCGAACTGCGAGGGCACGCGACTGAAGGCCGAATCCAGAGCGGTGCTCGTCGACGGCACGTCGATCACCGACGTCAACGAACTGTCGATCGGCGACGCCCTCGAACACTTCGAGGGTATGGAAGACGGGATGAGCGAGCGAGACGCCATGATCGCCACGGAGATCTTAAAGGAGATCCGGGCCCGGCTCGGATTCATGCAGGAGGTCGGCCTGGAGTACCTCACTCTCGATCGGGAAGCCTCGACGCTTTCCGGCGGCGAGAGCCAACGTATCCGGCTCGCGACCCAGATCGGGTCTGGACTTGTCGGCGTGCTGTACGTCCTCGACGAACCCTCGATCGGGCTTCACCAGCGGGACAACGACCGCCTGCTGAACACGCTGGAAGAACTGCGCGATCTGGGCAACACGCTGCTGGTCGTCGAGCACGACACCGAAACGATGCGACGGGCGGACAACATCGTCGACATGGGTCCCGGACCGGGCAATCGCGGCGGCGAAATCGTCGTCAACGGTCCCGTCGAGGACGTGCTGGACAGCGAGGAGTCGATCACTGGCGACTATCTGGCCGGTGAGCGGTCGATCCCGGTGCCCGACGAGCGTCGTGACCCCGATGGCACACTGACGATCCAGGGTGCGCGCCAGCACAACCTGGCGGACCTCGACGTTGACATCCCACTTGGGACGTTCACGGCGATCACCGGCGTCTCGGGATCGGGGAAGTCGACACTCATGCACGATGTCCTTTATAAGGGACTCGCCCGCGAGATGAACGACAACACGAGCGTGAATCCCGGCGAACACGACGCGATCGAGGGCATCGAGGGGATCGAGACCGTCCGGCTGATCGACCAGTCGCCGATCGGACGCACCCCGCGATCGAATCCGGCCACGTATACGGACGTCTTTGATCACATTCGGGAACTGTTCGCCGAGACCAAACTCGCCACTCAGCGCGGCTACAAAAAGGGCCGGTTTTCCTTCAACGTCAAAGGCGGCCGGTGTGAGGCCTGTGGCGGACAGGGAACCGTCACCATCGACATGAACTTCCTCAGCAACGTCGAAGTGCCCTGCGAGGAGTGTGGCGGCGACCGCTACAACGCCGAGACGCTGGACGTCACCTACAAGGGCAAGACGATCGCGGATGTCCTGGAGATGACCGTCGCGGAGGCCCACGAGTTCTTCGAGAGTCACCCGGGGATTCGTCGTCGACTCGAATTACTCAGAGACGTCGGGCTGGGCTACATGAAACTCGGTCAGCCATCGACGACGCTGTCGGGTGGGGAGGCACAGCGCGTGAAACTCGCCGAGGAACTCGGCAAGAAGGATTCCGGCGAGACGCTGTATCTCCTCGACGAACCGACGACCGGACTCCACCCAGCGGACGAGCGCAAGTTGATCGACGTACTCCACCGACTCACGGACGACGGGAACACGGTCGTCGTGATCGAACACGAACTCGACCTCGTGAAGAACGCGGACCGGATCATCGACCTCGGTCCCGAGGGTGGCGAGAACGGCGGGGCGGTCGTCGCGACCGGGACGCCGGAAACAGTGGCACGGACGGAGGGCTCCTACACCGGTCGGTACCTGCGTGATCTGTTGCCCGGAATCGACCTTGAGGGGCCACGGGCCGATCGGGAGCTCGCGTCGCCCCCGGCTGCCGACGACTGA
- a CDS encoding bacteriorhodopsin encodes MTDLTTISLWAGTAGMFLGMLYFIATGWNVRDSRRKKFYVVTTFIAAIAFVNYLAMATGFGKLPIEVIENILGTEFGSGVPEEIYWPRYTDWILTTPLLLYDIALLAGADRNTISTLVGLDVLMILTGVVATLTFTGGAGLEVEGARILWWGVSTGFLLVLLYFLFSTLTAKANELSADTQRTFKLLRNMIAVLWLVYPVWWIIGTEGLGAIGIGPETAGFAVLDVTAKVIFGIILLRSHDVLDEGAPSAS; translated from the coding sequence ATGACAGACCTAACCACCATTTCGCTGTGGGCAGGCACGGCAGGAATGTTCCTGGGAATGCTGTACTTCATCGCGACAGGATGGAACGTACGGGATTCCCGGCGAAAGAAATTCTACGTCGTGACGACGTTCATCGCGGCGATCGCCTTCGTCAACTACCTGGCGATGGCAACAGGCTTCGGTAAGCTGCCGATCGAAGTCATCGAAAACATCCTCGGCACGGAGTTCGGCAGCGGTGTCCCCGAGGAGATCTACTGGCCGCGATACACCGACTGGATCCTGACGACGCCGCTGTTGTTGTACGACATCGCGTTGCTCGCCGGTGCTGACCGCAACACGATCAGTACACTTGTTGGACTCGACGTGTTGATGATCCTCACCGGCGTCGTCGCGACGCTGACGTTCACCGGCGGGGCCGGGCTGGAAGTCGAGGGCGCTCGCATCCTCTGGTGGGGCGTCTCCACCGGCTTCCTCCTGGTGTTGCTGTACTTCCTGTTCTCGACGCTGACGGCAAAAGCCAACGAGCTGTCGGCTGACACACAGCGTACGTTCAAACTTCTGCGCAACATGATCGCAGTCCTCTGGCTGGTCTACCCGGTCTGGTGGATCATCGGCACCGAAGGACTCGGCGCTATCGGGATCGGCCCGGAGACCGCCGGTTTCGCCGTGCTTGACGTCACCGCGAAGGTGATCTTCGGGATCATCCTGCTGCGAAGCCACGACGTCCTCGACGAGGGCGCTCCGTCGGCAAGCTGA
- a CDS encoding lycopene cyclase domain-containing protein produces MTPIAYLPFVIVFVVVPVAILTILLGVRRRFQPFQVSGTVLLAGVALVYTFPWDGQLIRLGIWDYGSTLVGRLGVVPYEELLFIVAQTVLTGLWTTLIDTPDGSGSVSWRPRVVGVLAGGAIGVAGLALLSIPAGTYLGAILVWAAPVLALQWGFGWPVLLRRRRTVAIALAVPTVYLWVVDRLAIEIGLWTFSATQTTGFAILGLPIEEALFFLVTNAFLVQGLVLLGWVVERDAISTVTDVLDTTVERAE; encoded by the coding sequence ATGACACCGATCGCCTACCTTCCGTTCGTGATCGTCTTCGTGGTCGTCCCGGTCGCGATCCTGACGATACTGCTCGGGGTACGCCGGCGCTTTCAGCCGTTCCAGGTTTCCGGGACCGTCCTGCTCGCGGGTGTCGCGCTGGTCTATACGTTCCCGTGGGACGGTCAGTTGATCCGACTTGGCATCTGGGACTACGGCTCGACGCTGGTCGGCCGCCTCGGTGTCGTCCCCTACGAGGAGTTGCTGTTCATCGTCGCCCAGACGGTACTGACTGGCTTGTGGACCACGCTCATCGATACGCCCGACGGGAGCGGATCTGTCTCCTGGAGACCGCGGGTCGTCGGCGTTCTTGCCGGTGGAGCGATCGGTGTCGCCGGACTTGCCCTGCTCTCGATCCCGGCCGGGACGTATCTGGGCGCGATCCTGGTGTGGGCAGCACCGGTTCTCGCCCTCCAGTGGGGGTTCGGCTGGCCAGTCCTGCTCCGACGACGTCGAACCGTTGCCATCGCGCTCGCAGTTCCGACCGTCTACCTCTGGGTCGTCGATCGGCTGGCGATCGAAATCGGTTTGTGGACGTTCTCGGCGACCCAAACAACGGGGTTCGCGATTCTGGGGCTTCCAATCGAGGAGGCGCTGTTTTTCCTCGTCACAAACGCCTTTCTCGTTCAGGGGCTGGTCCTGCTCGGCTGGGTCGTGGAACGCGACGCGATCTCGACCGTGACGGACGTACTCGACACGACCGTCGAGCGTGCGGAGTGA